One part of the Sardina pilchardus chromosome 5, fSarPil1.1, whole genome shotgun sequence genome encodes these proteins:
- the b4galt4 gene encoding beta-1,4-galactosyltransferase 4, with amino-acid sequence MFSAVCKVARRAKLLFLLLLSLVLLVWITAFAGSDTVKAIQEGPRLIWGSAGDLRNINSLLGGGKHDPPSSQLPAASAEKPPRPPLQNCPERSPLLRGAMALSFPPSLSLSDVEEENREQLSPGGQSQPSDCISRQKVAVLIPHRNREKHLLYLLHYLHPFLQRQQLNYGIYVIHQAGDVTFNRAKLLNVGYLEALKDQPWDCFIFHDVDLVPENDLNLYTCHAQQPKHLVVGRNVTGYKLRYKGYFGGVTAMTKEQFSRVNGFSNGYWGWGGEDDDLRIRVELQKMKIVRPSSEVARYTMVFHKRDSGNEINKDRMSLLRRTPHMWRSDGLNSCSYKTISIQKVPLYVNITVEIGHP; translated from the exons ATGTTCTCTGCGGTGTGCAAGGTGGCCAGGAGGGCCAAgctcctcttcctgctgctgctctctctggtgctgctggtctggATCACCGCCTTCGCCGGGAGCGACACCGTCAAGGCCATCCAG GAGGGCCCGCGTCTGATTTGGGGGAGTGCTGGGGACCTGCGCAACATCAACTCTTTGCTTGGGGGGGGCAAACAcgaccccccctcctcacagCTACCTGCAGCCAGCGCTGAGAAACCTCCAAGGCCCCCGCTGCAGAACTGCCCAGAGCGCTCACCATtgctgc GTGGCGCTATGGCCCTGTCCTTCCCGCCCTCGCTGTCCCTGTCGGACGTTGAGGAGGAGAACCGCGAGCAGCTGTCTCCGGGGGGCCAGTCGCAGCCTAGCGACTGCATCAGCAGGCAGAAGGTTGCCGTGCTGATCCCCCATAGAAACCGCGAGAAGCATCTCCTCTACCTGCTGCACTACCTGCACCCTTTCCTGCAGCGACAGCAGCTAAACTACGGCATCTACGTCATTCATCAg gctGGCGATGTCACGTTTAACCGTGCAAAACTGCTGAACGTGGGCTACCTGGAGGCTCTGAAGGATCAGCCGTGGGACTGCTTCATCTTCCACGACGTGGACCTGGTGCCCGAGAACGACCTGAACCTCTACACCTGCCACGCCCAGCAACCCAAACACCTGGTGGTGGGGCGCAACGTGACGGGATACAA GCTGCGCTATAAGGGCTACTTTGGAGGTGTGACGGCAATGACGAAAGAGCAGTTCTCCCGTGTCAACGGCTTCTCCAACGGCTACtggggctggggaggggaggacgACGACCTCCgaatacg GGTGGAGCTGCAGAAGATGAAGATTGTGAGGCCTTCGTCTGAGGTGGCCCGATACACCATGGTGTTCCACAAGAGGGACAGTGGCAACGAGATCAAcaaggacag GATGTCTCTGTTGCGGCGGACTCCTCACATGTGGCGTTCAGATGGGCTCAACTCCTGTTCCTATAAAACCATCTCCATCCAGAAAGTTCCGCTCTACGTCAACATCACAGTTGAGATTGGCCATCcctag
- the casr gene encoding extracellular calcium-sensing receptor, whose amino-acid sequence MCLYKSPHNMGGYGPKQRAQRSGDIMLGGLFPIHLGVESHDQDLAARPEATECVRFNFRGFRWLQAMVFAVDQINNSTDLLPNVTLGYRIHDTCNTVSKALEATLSFVAQNKIDSLSLDEFCNCSGKVPSTIAVVGATGSSVSTSVANLLGLFYIPQISYGSSSRLLSNRQQFQSFMRTIPSDEQQAVAMAAVIDHFGWNWVIAVASDDDYGRPAVEKFENEMLERDICIDLNELISQYATEVEVQALADRIQNSSARVIAAFATAPDLEPLVRELSRRNLTGRVWLASEAWATSSLIARPDYLDVMVGTLGFALRAGPIPGFRDFLRQVRALSSAHNEFVREFWEETFNCYLDDQDGAIRRERKQEGSEVEGEDEDEGASLRPRCSGDEDVSSVETPYLDYTHLRISYNVYVAVYAIAHALQEILTCKPGKGLFANNSCADIRRVEAWQVLKQLRHLRFHDSLGELVSFNEGAELHGNYTIMNWHRSPSDNSVEFREVGYHVSANGRGEGKLYIDRTKLIWTGQMTEVPFSNCSDDCDLGTRKGIIDGMPTCCFECTECSDGEYSDHKDASICAKCPSDSWSHGNHTSCFRKEIHFLSWEEPFGVTLAILASLGVMATAFVLALFIKFRDTPIVKAANRELSYLLLISLICCFLSSLIFIGKPKDWMCRLRQPAFGVSFVLCISCILVKTNRVLLVFEAKIPTSVHRKWWGLNLQFLLVFLFTFVQVAICVVWLYNAPPASYENHELDDEVIVVTCHEGSAMALGLLIGYTCLLAAACFLFAFKSRKLPENFTEAKCITFSMLIFFIVWGSFVPAYVSTHGKYVSAVEVIAILASSFSMLACLFFNKVYILLFKPSRNTVEEVRCSTAAHAFKAAARATLRHGSNASRKRSSSPSLSSSSSSKPEVEGGSLERGRAPRVSFEGVSMSTTDRKSPQEGSKP is encoded by the exons GTTCAATTTCCGGGGTTTCCGATGGCTCCAAGCGATGGTTTTTGCAGTGGACCAGATCAACAACAGCACCGACCTCCTTCCGAATGTCACTCTTGGCTACCGTATCCACGACACCTGCAACACCGTCTCCAAGGCCCTAGAGGCCACGTTGAGTTTTGTGGCACAGAACAAGATCGACTCGCTAAGCCTCGATGAGTTCTGTAACTGTTCTGGAAAGGTTCCGTCCACAATCGCAGTTGTTGGCGCCACGGGTTCAAGTGTCTCTACCTCAGTAGCAAACCTCCTGGGATTGTTCTACATCCCACAG ATCTCTTATGGATCGTCCAGTCGTCTCCTTAGCAACCGGCAGCAGTTCCAGTCGTTCATGCGAACCATCCCCTCGGATGAACAGCAGGCCGTTGCCATGGCCGCGGTCATCGACCACTTTGGCTGGAACTGGGTGATCGCCGTGGCGTCCGATGATGACTACGGGAGACCTGCTGTGGAGAAGTTTGAGAATGAGATGCTTGAGAGAGACat ATGCATCGACCTGAACGAGCTCATCTCTCAGTACGCCACCGAGGTCGAGGTCCAGGCGCTGGCCGACCGCATCCAGAACTCGTCCGCCCGCGTCATCGCCGCCTTCGCCACGGCGCCAGACCTGGAGCCACTGGTGCGCGAGCTGTCGCGGCGGAACCTGACCGGGCGCGTGTGGCTAGCCAGCGAGGCCTGGGCCACCTCGTCGCTCATCGCACGGCCCGACTACCTGGACGTGATGGTGGGAACGCTGGGCTTCGCCCTCAGGGCCGGGCCCATACCGGGCTTCCGGGACTTTCTGCGGCAGGTACGTGCCCTGAG CTCAGCCCATAACGAGTTTGTCCGGGAGTTCTGGGAGGAGACCTTTAACTGCTACTTGGATGATCAGGACGGCGCCATCCGGAGGGAGAG AAAGCAGGAGGGGAGCGAGGTGGagggtgaggatgaggatgagggcGCTAGCCTTCGTCCCCGTTGCTCTGGAGACGAGGATGTGTCCAGCGTGGAGACTCCATACCTGGACTACACACACCTGCGGATATCCTACAACGTGTATGTGGCTGTGTACGCCATCGCACACGCGCTGCAGGAGATCCTGACGTGCAAACCGGGGAAGGGGCTATTCGCCAACAACTCCTGCGCGGACATACGCAGGGTGGAGGCATGGCAG GTCCTGAAGCAGCTTCGCCATCTTCGTTTCCATGACAGCCTGGGGGAACTCGTCAGCTTTAATGAAGGGGCAGAGCTCCATGGCAACTATACCATTATGAACTGGCATCGGTCACCTAGCGACAACTCAGTGGAGTTCCGTGAGGTTGGTTACCATGTGAGCGCCAATGGAAGAGGGGAAGGAAAGCTGTACATCGACCGCACAAAGCTCATCTGGACTGGACAGATGACAGAG GTGCCGTTCTCTAACTGCAGCGATGACTGTGACCTAGGCACGCGGAAGGGCATCATCGATGGAATGCCGACCTGCTGCTTCGAGTGCACCGAGTGCTCCGATGGCGAGTACAGCGATCACAAAG ATGCGAGTATTTGCGCCAAGTGTCCCAGTGATTCCTGGTCACATGGCAACCACACCAGCTGCTTCCGCAAGGAGATCCACTTCCTGTCGTGGGAGGAGCCTTTTGGGGTAACCTTGGCCATCCTGGCATCCTTGGGCGTTATGGCAACGGCTTTCGTCCTGGCATTATTCATCAAGTTCAGGGACACTCCCATCGTCAAAGCGGCCAATCGAGAGCTTTCGTACCTGCTGCTGATATCTCTGATTTGCTGCTTCCTAAG CTCTCTGATCTTCATCGGCAAACCCAAAGACTGGATGTGCCGCCTGCGCCAGCCGGCCTTCGGGGTCAGCTTCGTCTTGTGCATCTCCTGCATCCTGGTCAAGACCAACAGGGTGCTGCTGGTCTTCGAGGCCAAGATTCCCACCAGCGTCCATCGCAAGTGGTGGGGTCTCAACCTACAGTTCCTGCTGGTCTTCCTCTTCACATTCGTTCAG GTAGCCATCTGCGTGGTGTGGTTGTACAACGCCCCTCCGGCCAGCTACGAAAACCATGAACTGGACGATGAGGTCATCGTGGTGACCTGCCACGAGGGGTCAGCCATGGCTCTGGGCCTTCTGATTGGCTACACCTGTCTGCTAGCCGCCGCCTGCTTCCTGTTTGCTTTCAAGTCACGGAAGCTTCCGGAGAACTTCACTGAAGCGAAGTGCATCACGTTCAGCATGCTCATCTTTTTCATCGTGTGGGGCTCGTTCGTGCCGGCGTACGTCAGCACCCACGGGAAGTACGTGTCGGCGGTGGAGGTGATCGCTATCCTGGCCTCCAGTTTCAGCATGCTGGCCTGCCTGTTCTTCAACAAG GTCTACATCCTGCTCTTCAAGCCGTCCCGGAACACAGTGGAGGAAGTTCGGTGCAGCACGGCGGCGCACGCCTTCAAAGCGGCAGCTCGGGCGACGCTACGCCACGGCTCCAACGCCTCGCGCAAGCGCTCTTCATCGCCCTCactctcctcgtcctcgtcctccaaGCCCGAGGTGGAGGGGGGCTCGCTGGAGAGGGGGCGGGCCCCCAGAGTCAGCTTTGAGGGGGTGTCCATGTCCACGACCGACAGGAAGAGTCCTCAGGAGGGCTCCAAACCCTGA